A genomic region of Haliotis asinina isolate JCU_RB_2024 chromosome 1, JCU_Hal_asi_v2, whole genome shotgun sequence contains the following coding sequences:
- the LOC137283456 gene encoding cellular retinoic acid-binding protein 2-like produces the protein MALEEIQQKFSGKWKLCRSEKFEDLMKEMGVNIVARKLAAAGKPEQEVEVKDGKIRILYKTGFWDREDNFTLDEEFENERNGVKHKVIASYSDGKLETIATPIDSELPSQRTVRDVVDGEMVMTIYAREVVCTRYFKRL, from the exons ATGGCCCTTGAGGAAATTCAGCAGAAATTCAGTGGAAAATGGAAACTGTGCCGGAGCGAAAAATTCGAAGATTTAATGAAAGAAATGG GGGTAAATATAGTTGCTAGGAAACTAGCAGCTGCAGGAAAACCGGAACAGGAAGTTGAAGTGAAAGACGGCAAAATCCGCATTTTGTACAAGACTGGATTCTGGGACAGAGAAGACAACTTTACACTGGACGAAGAGTTTGAGAATGAGAGGAACGGTGTCAAACACAAG GTGATAGCTTCCTACAGCGACGGGAAGCTCGAGACTATAGCGACGCCGATCGACTCAGAACTGCCGTCCCAGAGGACAGTCCGCGATGTCGTTGATGGAGAGATGGTGATG acTATTTATGCTCGCGAAGTGGTGTGTACACGGTACTTCAAGCGGCTCTAG
- the LOC137283463 gene encoding sodium/calcium exchanger regulatory protein 1-like — MALQEIKTMFAGKWKLDRSENFDVFLKEMGVNVLLRKMAESSRPEQVIEVKDGQIRISTKTGLSTQDDVFELGKECEIETNKVKHKVKVTYIDGRVVVNSRPMAPDLKPQRICRELIDNEMVMTVHVGDVICKRIFRRV, encoded by the exons ATGGCACTTCAGGAGATTAAAACGATGTTTGCTGGGAAATGGAAACTTGACAGAAGCGAAAACTTTGACGTATTCCTGAAAGAAATGG GGGTCAACGTGTTGCTCCGCAAAATGGCGGAGTCCAGCCGCCCGGAACAAGTAATCGAGGTCAAGGACGGTCAGATCAGGATATCCACAAAAACCGGACTATCGACGCAGGACGATGTGTTTGAACTGGGCAAGGAATGTGAAATAGAGACAAACAAAGTTAAGCATAAG gtgaaggtcacgtaCATCGACGGACGGGTGGTGGTCAATTCTCGGCCCATGGCGCCAGACCTGAAGCCACAGCGGATCTGTCGGGAGCTCATCGATAATGAAATGGTCATG ACAGTGCACGTCGGCGACGTCATCTGCAAGAGGATATTCAGGCGTGTTTAG
- the LOC137283443 gene encoding uncharacterized protein: MPKIIIDADTGVDDALAIMYALSSPYIEVLAVTCTWGNTSLENSCRNAVRVVDLCGKQVPIYSGSSKALTGLAPDLGPDRYTIHGADGMGDAEWESTVDIGIIQRENAVTALTNIARQHPGEVSLVTLGSLTNVALAINSDHEFAANIKDLYMMGGNIDGLGHSVVKEFNFSLDPEAVDICLRNMKNIHILSRDTSDLTQFSKEWVTEHFNINTKKANFAKRILQDRIASPHYLGIRIPDFALMVAIAHPEAVSTSDACAVIELSGKSRSLLKLEWGSKNSNVTMYKDFSYEVLMDGFRDMLND, from the exons ATGCCCAAGATTATCATAGACGCCGACACAGGGGTGGATGATGCTTTGGCCATCATGTATGCCTTGTCCTCTCCATATATTGAGGTCCTCGCTGTAACATGTACGTGGGGGAACACGAGTCTGGAAAACAGTTGTCGAAACGCAGTACGAGTTGTCGACCTTTGTGGAAAACAG GTACCTATCTACAGCGGAAGCAGTAAAGCCCTTACGGGTCTGGCTCCAGATCTGGGGCCTGATCGTTACACCATCCATGGGGCCGATGGTATGGGCGACGCTGAGTGGGAAAGTACCGTCGACATTGGCATTATTCAACGTGAAAACGCCGTTACAGCGTTGACAAACATAGCCAGACAACATCCGG GTGAAGTATCACTGGTGACCCTAGGCTCCCTGACAAATGTTGCACTGGCGATCAACTCGGACCACGAATTTGCTGCCAATATAAAGGACTTGTACATGATGGGTGGAAATATAGATG GACTTGGCCATTCTGTTGTGAAAGAGTTCAACTTTAGTCTTGACCCGGAAGCAGTTGACATTTGCCTCAGGAACATGAAGAACATCCACATTCTGTCACGTGACACGTCCGATTTGACGCAATTTTCAAAG GAATGGGTGACAGAGCACTTTAACATCAACACGAAGAAGGCTAACTTCGCGAAACGAATCCTCCAAGACAGGATTGCAAGTCCGCACTACCTCGGAATACGAATACCCGACTTTGCCCTTATGGTTGCTATTGCGCACCCGGAAGCTGTCTCAACGAGCGATGCATGCGCAGTAATAGAGCTCTCTGGCAAATCACGATCTCTTTTGAAACTAGAATGGGGCTCCAAAAACTCCAACGTCACTATGTACAAGGATTTTTCTTATGAAGTGCTGATGGATGGGTTCAGAGATATGTTAAACGACTAA